The DNA sequence AGAGTTAAATTTCCTGATGTTGATGGCATTTTAGGTAACATAGTTTTTAAAGTACCACCATAAAAAAGGTTGATTAATGTAGTTTCTATAACATCATCAAAATGATGACCAAGTGCTAACTTATTATATCCCATTTTTTCAATATTTTTATAAAGTATACCTCTTCTCATTTTTGCACATAAAAAGCATGGATATTCATTTGCCATTTCATTAGCAACTTTCCATATATTTGTGTCTATTATATCACAATCAATATTTAACTCTTTTAAATTAAATTTAAAATGTTCTAAATCATCTTCTCTAAATCCTGGGTTTAGACTTATAGCTTTAAATTCAAAATTAAATCTTTTATCTTTTTTTAGTTCTTGAAATAGTTTTACTAATAATAAAGAATCTTTTCCACCAGAAACGGCTATAGCTATTTTATCTCCATCTTCTATTAAACTATATTCAAGTATTGCACCTAAAAATTTAATATATATATCTTTTCTAAATATTG is a window from the Streptobacillus ratti genome containing:
- a CDS encoding tRNA lysidine(34) synthetase yields the protein MINLSCNAIIPDCPLKPVEEIEESIRTIFRKDIYIKFLGAILEYSLIEDGDKIAIAVSGGKDSLLLVKLFQELKKDKRFNFEFKAISLNPGFREDDLEHFKFNLKELNIDCDIIDTNIWKVANEMANEYPCFLCAKMRRGILYKNIEKMGYNKLALGHHFDDVIETTLINLFYGGTLKTMLPKMPSTSGNLTLIRPMVNVHEEDIIKFTKKNGIRAMNCGCVIEAGKTSSKRKEIKDMLETLESNNPGLKQKVFKSMENIHLDYVYGYKTKNEKFHIKDNK